tttttttaattgtctcAGCTTCTTTAAtatcttttttaaattgttgttttcttttttttcttgtagaAGTTGCCACCAAAACGAGCCAACTTGCCAGCGGAGCTCTTCAACATGAAATCAGTTTCATCTGCTGGAgaagaagtggaggaagaggaagaagaggagtcTGCAGACAAACATGAAGATGTGGGAGAAAAAACCAGTGCGGCAGAAACGATTGACGAAGATGAAGCTGAACGTCATGACGATGCCACCGACGAGAGCCTGGAAGCAGCACAATTAAATGGGGAAAACGGTAAtgaaaaatgggaaaatgtcttttctaGCTTCTCCTTCAACCTTCCAAAATATTAATGAAATACAATTTAACCCCTTAAAAATGGCTGTCAGGTTTACACTTATTTTAGTTCACAATCCACGTGAATTTTAACTCAATAATAATCAAAGATTGAtcttaaaatatataaatttacTGTATAGGAACATAATTATCATGAGCATTGATCATTCAAGTGCTATAACACCCGTTACAAcagttaaatataaaaaaatatttaaaagaattTGGTAAAATAATGTATTATTTGTATCATGGATATAACATTTTTTAACCTTAATAATTGATGTATAATATTCTTTTGTAAAGATCAAATAGTTCAAGTACCACTTTGCATGCACACAAATCTTAGGTGTTGAAAGTGTAGATCTTGCATACACGTACAGGctataatgttaataataaaagaagcaaatgatcacagtttaattttaattttagtCTAGAGTCACATCAGAAGTGCCTGTCTGAGTAATGCTGCAATATTGGAATAAAAATATTCAAAAGTCCTCATTGGTATAAGTTACAATGAGAGGGAGTGTTTATATCATAATCATCGAGAGACCCAGAGATGCCTCATAACCATAAAATAGTCTGGCTAAGACACAGTTGGACTGCTGGTCCACTGATTACTTGCTATTATAAACTatattattttatgtttatgGTTTCACGTTagatggaggaaagagagagaagaaaggtgAAGATACAACCAGAACAGGGGATCATGTTCCTGAGCGTCTTAGAAACAGCATGGCCCAGTCCTGTCCAGGTAGGTCCATCTCCAGCATGTCAACATATGTCTGGATACCCAGTCTCTAATATGTCTTTGTCCTTGCAGAGTCCAGAGCTGAGGggacagcagaaccagcagcagaatgcagctccagaaagaaaataaagaagggaGTGTTGGGCCCGAAGAGGGTAGGTTTACAGATGCAGACACGGGGACAGCCACTCTATTCAAGGTACAATGGTCTCTTTGATTTGTCTCCACAGCCTCCAGTGCAGCTATCAGGACAATATCCAGaggacgaccctgattatagtATGTGGCTCCCTCCTGCAGGTAAACTACAACAAGGCACTTTTGCTTGCAGTATATTTGTTTAGTTCTAGCATCCTCAGACTAAAATAGATTAATCTCTATTCAATTTTACCATATTTGACAACCAGCCTGAATGGTCAAAAATTAGTTTGTTGGGATTTAACTACCGTAGAATCTTTTAGTTAAGTCTTGTTTAACTGTTTCCATTATCCTCCGTAAATGATAGATGAGCACAAggagaaaggtttttttttttagttgtcaCTGCTCTTTCGAGAGTTTGTAATTAGTAAACTGTATTACATAGTTTAATATTGCGTCTGAATTTAAATGTTGTGCATATAACATATGAAAAGACACTTTGTGAATGCTAAATATTAACTCAAATCTACATTAAATCCAGTGAGATGAAAACTACAACTTTATGTGGGTCAACCAATACAAATCCTTTACAGACTTATTGTTTGAGTTTCGGGATGATAAAAACTATTGTGCCTTTTCATGGTGCTAACACCTTTTATACCCTCAGGTCAGACTGGAGATGGACGAACAGCTTTGAATGACAAGTACGGCTACTGATTTCGTGGCAGGAAAACATTTTCAGGACTAAACCTAATTGTCCCTTCCTGTGCCATCAGCCTGCTACAATTGCTCACTGGACAGTAAGAGCTGACGAGCACTCAAATctggtctttttaaaaaaaaaatctgaattccAAATCTTTGAAACAGAACTACAAAGGTCCTGAGCTGTAAATGATAtggctcctcctctcccctccaggATAGTCAGTCACTGTGGTAACCTTCTGTTATTACGGTCTTTATTTTCCATAAAGAAAAGCGAGTGAGAGGGAGCCCTAAAGCAGCTTTCAGACCACTTGGATGGTTTGAAGGCTGAGTGTAAGCTGATAAAGATTCAAACTAAACGTAGTGTTTGCTGTGTGCAAAACGCCCTCTTACTTCTGCTTGAAGCACATTTTCTTTACAGTATGTCGTGCTTTCCTCGAAATGGATTTCTCCTGTTTGCTTATTGTCAGATATTGTTTTTcccacattaaaataaaaaacgaTTCAGtcataaatgtttaaataaatgttacaAAAGATGGATGTTGCCTACAAGTGGTCTAACAGGTTTGACATAATGTttctctgtccacacacacatgcacacacacacacacacagtttcccaGGAAGTGATCTGGCATACTTCTGCTCTTGGGTGCATGTGTTTGCTCAGATTTTTCGTGCTCTAACCGGCTAATAAGGGattaaatgtctttttgtcCACCAAATGCACTGTCTCTGCATGTCCATCATGCAGCCtgcattaattacatttttcttAAGCAGGTCCACTATTAAACATAAATATCTcagattcttaaaaaaaaaaatctcattgttTATACataatgtatttatattgaAACCTGCACCAGTGTATTTTAAGAAATATTGAGATGGGTTAGTTAAAAATATGAACTGGAACCACTACTCTGAATATTTACAGAAGGAGGGCCAGTAAATTTGTCTTAGAATAGCCAAGATGTGTAGACGTTCCACACTTACTGCCGTTGTACAACAGGAAACATCCACTTGGAGAGCTAGAATAAGTGTAATAGTACTGGTAAATATCTAACAGTGGATACGGATTCTCCTGATTGGAGTTCATGTTCTGAGGTGGTTCggcaatgtttttttctttaaaatgagtTCCGCTCAACCATGTCAACATGTACTTAAACACTGCAAATACTAATATGCGTCTAATTTGGAAATACAATATACGCTTTGTATGTTTGCAGCCATTCGTCTTAAACATGACAAAAAAAGTTGAGGTTCATGGGGAATACCACAATCAAAAACAAATGACCACCCAAAGAAGACGCCATGGGGCATTTATTAGTTCAGTTTGTGCAACACTGGATTAACACATTGCAGTGGTGGAAAATGTGTTCATATAATTACAGAACTTTCATTTAACACAAGAGGATTATAATTTAAAGGCATTCAGAGATTTGGGGGGTTTCTTAAGAAAACAactgggttttttctttctgcagtAGTCCCCTTCTACCTGGCAGGTGAGGTACAACATAAGGGGAAAACATGGCACACTACAACTGACTGGGCATCACCCAGCACCAATTACACTTGCCATCTACAGCTCACTAGTCTTGTACTTCCTCATTTCAGTACAAAACAGCAGAATGTCAATAAAGAAGAGACTGTATGAGTACTGCAAGACAAATTCAGAAATGTTATTTTCCTCTGTTGTCACACATCTGTGAAATCTCTTCATGACTTTTATATTCCGAGACATCCAGAAACGCGCATATCTGAGCCATTTCAACCCCACCTCATTAGTGGAAGAAACCTTGGTACTGCTTGATTGTCTTATATACTGGACGTGTTATTCCAACTGACTACTGTGATAAAACCTCCAACGACTTCCAGCACAGAAAATGTTCGGCTTTGTCTTTTTCGGCCTCCGCtggggtttgtttgtttcctaTCAGTCTTCTGACAAAACACGACTTATCCTCACATGTGTTGTGCTAAGGCCTTTTACCATCGCCCCAAATAATGATTCCATGTGGAGGTTGTAGCGTCAGAATGCTAAAATAAGAGGCTGAAATTTCCTGAGTGTGCTCAACCATAACAAACAACTACCTCATTTCTAAAATCACTCAGTAGTGTTGCTACAGAAGGAAAACCAGATCTGATTGGtaagaaaatggcaaaaggaTTATTCAGCAAGGGGATGACTTCTTTTAAGAGGAGGAGGGATCCTCTGGCTGAGTCAGGACGCTACAGGGAGGCCCAGTGCTCAAGGAGCGGAAAGCAAAGATGGAGGGATCATAGGTAAACCTGGGTGAAGGGCGACTGTTGTTCAGACTCTgtggacacagacagagagatgttATTATTGGGAAGTTACATAATTCATTCATGTCAGCACGGGTTCCGTCACCACCCTGAGAGGTCCATTTGATCCAATGGGCAAGCAGTAACCTATTATTAGAACATATTACACTGATTTCATTTTTCAGGAAAACAGCAGGTTGACTGGGATGCTTTTTGCACTCTCACAGCAAATCTGTGGCTTTGCAGACCCTCATTGTTCCACAAGTCCATCTAAAATTAGCCCTCGTcattttcctccctgcaggaaatgagagaaaatgatGTTGGCTTTGGCAGTGAGGCAGCACTTTCCTCCAGAGCCTGCAGATCGTGAACGAAGCCTGTGCACTGGGAAGAATTGAGACCTTAAAACAGAGCTAATGTAGCACAAGTTTGGGCTTATCAGAGATCTTAGAGTTATAGAGATGTTCATGAGTGCTGTGCCAAAAGGTCAATTTCTATAGAAAATCATTATATAATATGAATAAAATccaacaaataataaataaatgaatatccTTTCTATGTACTGGACAATACTGGCTCCAGCAGCATGTCACAATTGTTTGGTTAGATTGTTGAAAAGTGATttgttcttttctgtgtttgtgaatgatTGTGCGCGTACTTCCTGCATCATTAAACTGCCAATCTCGTCTGATTGTGTTGGGAAGTGTAAGACATTTGTTTATATATGTGACTTTTCAGCATAGCTCAGAAGGAAGTTCCAGTTCACTCAAAAGATGCTTGTTCTGTTAACAAGTTCTTCATAGAGCAGTTTTGCTTCAGTTTTCATATTCATTACTCTGATAGACATCTATGTTCAACCGTGCTCAAATAAAGTACATTTCAAAAAACAGGAGATGTGCTCTCAAACATCTGGCAGAGGGAAAACCACTATAAATCAGTTCTTGGACGTAAATGGGAGCATCTACTTTACAACTCACGTTCATAATTGAGAGTAAACAATTCCACTATCCCCcaaatgcatgtctttggactgtgggaggaagccagatCACGCAGAGAAAACCTACGCAGACACAGGAAGAACACGCAAAGTTCCAGGAGTCGTGGAACCCAGGCCCATCTGGCTGTCAGGCAACTGGAACCGCTGCAAGCATCAACTAATACCAATTAGGGATCACCTTTATGTTTCTTTAATGAGTGCAATAATCACCAGGACTTTATATCTTTATTTCACTATATTTTcaaggaagggaaaaaaaaatctgagaagCACGGCCTTGAATAATTAGTTATGCCTTAATATGTTGCTATGGACCCTTGAACGCAGTACATGTTTGATATTATCAGATTACGAAGGTAAGAGGAATGAGGAAACAAGATTATTCAGCATTATCGAGAGGGTGAAAAGAAAGCCGCCGCAAAGAGCGGGTGGTGCACAGTGGCTCAAGTGGACACGAATCTCCAAAACAGCTCCCGAATCATTACACCCCTCATTAAACCTATGAAAAGGAAGATCCCCAATGCCCACGGACGCCACTAACTATAACAACAACACAGCTGAAGATGCCAGGGAGAAAAGCAGACTAATATTTCTATGTGCAGGTGAAGTTAAACCATAGCAGCCAACCAGGCTGTAAAAGCAAAATTACTCCATGACTCCCAATACACTGCACAATGCTCCAACTCTTCCTCCTGCTATGCTCAACTACCTTGTTTAAACCACTCTAAAAGATTCTCCAGCTTGTACCAATGACACGTAAATACACGGGAACTGCCTTATCTGTGCTGTTACATCTAAACTGTGTACATATACAAGTATGTATGGCTGATAAGGTTGCACTGACACTATCCCACACAAGGTGACAATAACATCATCATTCACAGCATACTGTGCCTCCTTCTGGAGCGTCCTGCTGCATACCAAGATGTCCAGGCATGTTAGAATGCACGATCAAATGTGCTTTCCTCACAAATTAATTATTCAACCTATACACTTTTCTTACTGTAAACTCCCAAAAGTAGACTTTGACAATAGAAGGTTATTTAGGAAATATTACAGTGTTTCCATCGAGTGTTGGGAAGCTTAAACTGAATCCAATTTCACTTACTCTGATCTTAATTGTCcttgttttccctccacagttctttttcagcagcattttctgtgaAGAGAAAAGAATGTCAGCTATGACATGAGTTCCTGGGTGGTATGATGCAAACAGGCCCAGTGTCTCCAAATAACCTCACTGATGCACGTCACTAAACAGTAGTGCTGCTACACTTCACAACAGTGAAATCAGTGGGGGGGGGACCACACAATCATAGAACTGTCTCAGATCAAGGCTTGCCTCTAAGGCGCAGAGTAtgggaaaaaatggaaacacaAGCCTCTCGCAGGAATATTCTTgatatatattttctattctttttattatttatccttgttttgtattttgctATAAATACACTTCCATGTACACAATacacacaaaatgtatttttttgtttaattttatttctatgtaTCATATGATTATATTTATTGATACTATTATATTTCAGTCTATTACATATAGGCTCCTCAAGTCTTGCAGGTTGTCATATCCAGGTTACCCATTTCTAAACACATTATTTAAGCATAATTGTAAAAATAACCAATTAAAGTCCTTACTGATATGTACCATAGATACTAAAATATTACATAAATAACCATTTACATAAAACCTATGCAACACTCCAACTTTTCTCCTCAAGCCTGACATTTATTAACTATGATTTATGATGGACGGACGGCCAGGCAGACGTTCCTCGCAACATGCTCATGTTTAAAAGGATATTGTCAAGCTAAAGGGTTAATGGGAGGCTGCTACCTCTGACGGCCCCCTATTGTATTCCCTGCAGGACCTCCCTTTCCACTTGGCTGAGTGTgcacacactcttacacacacacaaacacacacatgcccacatTTTGGAAGGACTCACACAGATACAGCAACACTCTCATAGACAGGAGGATGTTCGACTGCAGGCCCAAACACACAGGCAGATGATGGGTGCCCTCCCCAGCCACCACTACATACATGCTTCCTGTTCTTCTCTCTTCACCTTTGTAATCCCTTCTTCTCCCTAAAAACTCCCAATGGACCCCCAGAAAAGTGCAGTGCCCAccccacccacgcacacacagaacacCAATAAGTCTTTAGGGCTTTAATGATTAGAGGATCAGCGTTTCCATTGCTCATTAGCGGTTgtcatttttctgttgtttatcTAATCCTCTCCTTCTGCCTCTACCCCTCAATCATTCCCCCTCATTTGCCAGCTTTTGTGAGAAATGAGGGTGGACATCTGTCGTCCATGCTTCCCTTGCCTTCATCCCTCTCCAGCCAGACCACCATGGTGGCAAGCGTATGGCAATGAACAGGaaagattttgttttgtgtgaGCATTTGTGAGGCCGTGTGCGTAGGGTTGACAGCGGGGACGTCATTATATTTTTGGATCAAATGCTTGGCCCATCATACTCGTTCGAGCTTTTGAATCATTTCCCAACTGGAGGTTTATCAGGAAAACTTTTAATTTACAGAAGGACTTAAGTACAAACCTGTTGCATTTTCTCCAAGTCCAGACTAGGCCTCCTTGGCTCTCCAGAGAAACTGTGCCGGTACTTCCTGTAAGGTGCTGTCTGCTCAAAATGGGTGAGAACAATGGGTTGTGCCACCACCTGCACCTTAAAACACATGGGAGGGGGCTTGAGGCTACGTGGTGGACTGGAGCTGAAGAGAACAGGACTGGGGGAGGCAGCCAAGCAAGCACCTGGCTCAACCAGGGGCCTCGTGGAACCAGCAGGTGCACCATAACCACAGAGGTCCCGCACTTCCTCATCACTGGAAGCACTACTGTGATGATCACTACAGTGCTGGGGAAGATTAGGCACCCATTTCCTGTTGTCTCCACAGCTGATACGTTCAAGCTCTTCCTCTGAAGAGTGTCGATCCAGGTTGGCATCTAATAGGAGGCGAAGGCGGCGAAACCGCGCAGGAGAGAGGGGACTCTGGTTGTGCTGCTGACTGGTGGCCAACGGAGTGAGGGCGCAGTTCCGTCGTCTCTCTGGAGTAGTTCATAAACATGAAATAGAATAGAGGCTAGAGATAAATAATAACATGGAAATGTAGAGGACGTGTACACACCTCTGTCAATTTGTGCGAGCTCCTGGTTTTCTCCCTCAGAGTCATCgctttctccttctccactgCCATGGTAAGAAATCTGCAACAAAGTGCACATGTAATGCTGAAATATGACATATAATACTTCTTACTCTTTTGGGACCCCATTATATATGAAATCTTCCTTCCCCTGTCATGCCTCAACaaaaatgctaatgatgctTTTTAGCTTGTTTTAGCAGATAtaacaacaaaattaaaatcTGTATACGTGTACGCATCAAAAGTATTTCATTCCAACTTGTATATACATAAAATCCATATGTGTACATGTCCCATTAAAAGGCACAAACACAATTCAGCTAGGTTTGACTCTAAAACACTAAGTTAGAGTTAACCAACTCCATGCTCACCACAGTCAGGTGGCATTTTTGGGTAAATCAAGGATGGAACAGTTACTGTATCAAACAATAATGTCAAAACTATCAGCAACTATGTTCAAAAAGGTGATTCTTTTGAGGAAATTTAATCTGAAAACAGGAACTACAgatgttaaaaatgaaaaagaaacttaaataaaattaaatcttTCTTCTTTTGCAAGTAACAGTTTTAAAGCCAAACTAATTTGATGGCAGCGGATTGGGTTTATTTTcctatataataatataatatataataatgcAGTTTGTCTTTTTACACTTATATTCCATTCCTACATTAGTAACAACACTAGACAATGTCAACGGCAACGCAAAGAGTTAACCAACGTGTCTCAAGCTCAGTAATTACCACTCAGAGGTCTCGCTGAGCAGCTGCCATCTGTGCTTGTGCGAGTGTGTACTTACACACAGATCCACACAAACCTAAGATGTCCTTCCTTCTACTTGCTAATACATGCATAGTGGTGTGCAGACACACTCTTCACTAAGATGctcttaaaaaagaacaaaaaaggagccaacccccccaaaacaccaCCTGTATTCAGTTCTGTTTAATTGTACTCAAGTTAAtatttttgaatttttaaagCATCAATGAAAAACCTATCATAAAAAATCTAAACTATGTTGTCTGTGGTAGAATATAAATCTCCATGTAAGAGAAACAGCCTCCTTCAGTTGCATGGCGAGTGGCCCATCTATTTCCACATTTATTGTAGAACTACAGTCTATCCCGTGTATTATATTCCTCTCTGAATTGGCCCTAAATGTGTGCAGGAACATGATTGTactaaaatgagaaaaaataaTAACCAAGCAGCATGTGCCGTGACAACTCATGTGAGAAAAAGCACCCTGATCCCACTTTAAGGAAAATCGCAAAGTTACTAAAATAGATAAAACAGCAACACATTTAAATGACATCGTAGATAATGTTGTCCAGAGAAAAAGTTTTTTTCCTCAAGAACATAACATTATACCAGATGGTGTGTGACTAACCCATAAAAATACTACCTGTAGGATGAGATGATACCCAGGCTAAGCAAGGAAGGTTATTTTAAAGGCTCAGAGTCAATAGAATCTGAAGCAGGGCTATGGTGAGCTTTACTCTAGACCCTTTCATTCAGAAGAACGGGCTCTGTTTAGTGGGACTTACAGAACAGCTGATTGGAAAAttctctgtcattttctgtgCAGGTTTTGAAATCTGTGGCCAACATTATGGCCAACGTTTTAACTATAAGCATATGTGGGGACACGTTGACGTATTTGAAGCACATTTGCTGTGTTTGATGCAAATTTAAATCTTAAAATCACCTGATAATGTTGGTGAAAGAATGCACCGTGCAGTAAGTGGATTGTGCATCAGGACAGGTGGTTGCGTAAACTTAGCAATTGGAGGGTAGCGTGAGTTTGTTTTTGACTAAATCAGGCAGGAAAACtctgcgtgtgagtgtgcaAGTGTATATGTGAGTGTCAGTTAGACTACAGTTGTGTGATGAAGTCATAAGGAGGTTTATAATGACTGTTTGCTTGTTTCTAGTCTCATCTGAATGGCCCACCACCACTTACAAGCACAATGATGCTAATATTTTGGGATCTGTGGTCAGTCCCTGTAAATAGAGGCCTTTTAAGATGAGGAACTGCAGTTTATGAATGACTACAGTCAGCAGAAGTGATCAGATGTTACAAAAACAGTATAATGTGCTACGGGAGCTGTATTTATATAGGCATTTTCCACTTATACTTGACAAATCACAATAATTGATAAGTTTACATTTCAGCACTGCTGTAAAGCCCATGAGAAAATTACTaatcacacacatttacacgcCAACAACACAACTTTGGGGTTCAGTATCTTGAATGATGACACTTTGACAGACACTGCAGGCATTTGGGATTAAACAAATCACCTTTGTGCCACTTGTGTTATCACTCcagcacaaaaataaaatgatccACTCCCACaatttgttgtgtgtttttccgTGCTCAAACGAGTGCAAGGACACTAAAATCACAAGCACGACACTTTACATTTCATGGTCAATATCAAACCATAAAACATTCTGGTTATGACAAGTTTATGGATACAGGTGATACATTACCCTAttgtaaatgcatttaaactgcATGTAGCTGCATATTCGTGCACAGCCGCTATCATGCAGCTGTCATGTCAAAAACGTAATATTATTGTAACCTGCAAGTTTTTCAGTAAGAACACTTGAGATTTGGCTGTGGAGGATGACCATTGTAGGTAAAATCTAGAGGGGAATGAAAATTAGAGGCCCTGGTTTAGTTATTTGAGCAACTGATGCTGTTTAGTTATCGGCATTTCAATTTTGGTGACATCCGCGCAGAGTTGATGCTCAAACTTACACGAACGCAACATTTCTTTTAGCATTTTGAGAAATGTGCACTAATCGTGAGCATTTTCCACAACTGTTGAAACAATTCAATGGTGGAGTTGAATGTATCGTCATGCACCACCAAAGGATCCAggcggcgtgcgtgcgtgtgccaaagagaaagagaaaatgaacGTGTCATTGAACTCAGCATGACCGGGTTAATGCAACGTTAACAGCTGCTGCGTAAACCTGCAAGAAAATAAGTCTAAAGTAAAGCCACGCCGGTTCAAAACCAACTCAGTTTCTCCTGATTCTACCCTAAACTTGCACATAATGCGTCATTT
Above is a genomic segment from Takifugu rubripes chromosome 2, fTakRub1.2, whole genome shotgun sequence containing:
- the LOC105417866 gene encoding uncharacterized protein isoform X2 — translated: MRCIRSMSRFLTMAVEKEKAMTLREKTRSSHKLTEVQVVAQPIVLTHFEQTAPYRKYRHSFSGEPRRPSLDLEKMQQKMLLKKNCGGKTRTIKIRSLNNSRPSPRFTYDPSIFAFRSLSTGPPCSVLTQPEDPSSS
- the LOC105417866 gene encoding uncharacterized protein isoform X1, with the protein product MLKTLTKKLRRHSLNEMHPFHVKISYHGSGEGESDDSEGENQELAQIDRERRRNCALTPLATSQQHNQSPLSPARFRRLRLLLDANLDRHSSEEELERISCGDNRKWVPNLPQHCSDHHSSASSDEEVRDLCGYGAPAGSTRPLVEPGACLAASPSPVLFSSSPPRSLKPPPMCFKVQVVAQPIVLTHFEQTAPYRKYRHSFSGEPRRPSLDLEKMQQKMLLKKNCGGKTRTIKIRSLNNSRPSPRFTYDPSIFAFRSLSTGPPCSVLTQPEDPSSS